In one Sphingomonas sp. S1-29 genomic region, the following are encoded:
- a CDS encoding alternative oxidase encodes MPSPQALHDEREAQPQIHHIPSGFSDHFALGFTKLLRLTADTFFAKRYGHRAIVLETVAAVPGMVGAMFTHLTCLRWMRDDEGWIRTLMEEAENERMHLMTFIEIAKPTWFERMVILGVQGVFLVGFSILYLLSSRTAHRVVGYFEEEAVISYTMYLKEIDEGRSVNVPAPAIAKHYWQMADDATLRDVVLVVRADEAHHRDVNHGFASQLAGGTIDETKIAPYPVHATDIRVAA; translated from the coding sequence ATGCCCAGTCCCCAAGCCCTGCACGACGAGCGGGAGGCGCAACCCCAGATCCATCACATCCCCTCGGGCTTCTCGGATCACTTCGCGCTCGGCTTCACCAAGCTGCTGCGGCTCACCGCCGACACCTTCTTCGCCAAGCGCTACGGCCATCGCGCGATCGTGCTCGAAACCGTCGCGGCGGTGCCCGGGATGGTCGGGGCGATGTTCACGCATCTGACGTGCCTTCGCTGGATGCGCGACGACGAAGGCTGGATCCGCACGCTGATGGAAGAGGCCGAGAACGAGCGGATGCACCTGATGACCTTCATCGAGATCGCCAAGCCGACCTGGTTCGAGCGGATGGTGATCCTTGGGGTGCAGGGGGTGTTCCTGGTCGGCTTTTCGATCCTGTACCTGCTGTCGTCGCGCACCGCGCACCGCGTCGTCGGCTATTTCGAGGAGGAAGCGGTGATCAGCTACACCATGTACCTCAAGGAAATCGACGAAGGCCGCTCGGTCAACGTGCCAGCCCCCGCGATCGCCAAACATTATTGGCAGATGGCCGACGATGCGACGCTGCGCGACGTCGTGCTGGTCGTGCGCGCCGACGAAGCGCATCACCGCGACGTCAACCACGGCTTCGCGAGCCAGCTCGCCGGCGGCACGATCGATGAAACCAAGATCGCACCCTACCCGGTGCACGCGACCGACATCCGGGTGGCCGCCTGA
- a CDS encoding GNAT family N-acetyltransferase: protein MTPHGNADLETRTGHRFLVRTVTDRDEPALAEFFTHVTPEDLRFRFLTGLAVVGPDRLAAMIRVDHYQSETFLAFADDGVTVIAAAMLACDAALEVGEVAISIRSDYKQRGISWALLAHVARYAEARGVQTLQSIESYANHAAIELEREMGFTARAYPGDSSLVLVERKLPLSAAL, encoded by the coding sequence ATGACCCCGCACGGCAACGCAGACCTGGAGACCCGCACGGGGCACCGGTTCCTGGTGCGCACGGTGACCGATCGCGACGAGCCCGCGCTCGCCGAGTTCTTCACCCACGTCACGCCCGAGGACCTGCGGTTCCGCTTCCTGACCGGGCTGGCCGTCGTCGGGCCCGACCGGCTGGCGGCGATGATACGCGTCGATCACTACCAGTCCGAGACCTTCCTAGCCTTCGCCGACGATGGCGTGACGGTGATCGCCGCGGCGATGCTCGCCTGCGACGCAGCGCTCGAGGTCGGCGAAGTCGCGATCAGCATTCGATCGGATTATAAGCAGCGCGGCATCAGCTGGGCGCTGCTCGCGCATGTCGCGCGCTACGCCGAAGCCCGCGGCGTCCAGACGCTCCAATCGATCGAGAGCTACGCCAACCACGCCGCGATCGAGCTCGAACGCGAGATGGGCTTCACCGCACGTGCCTATCCCGGCGATTCCTCGCTGGTGCTGGTCGAGCGCAAGCTGCCGCTTTCCGCCGCGCTCTGA
- a CDS encoding L-lactate dehydrogenase, with product MTHRIAIIGAGHVGATAAYALMLRALVREIVLIDANPELAKAEAADLADADALARPARIWAGDYADAGSAAIAVLTAGAATHGDESRLSVASRSAAIVEQCVAALMENGFDGILLVAANPVDLMAQVALRASGLPPERVIGTGTLLDSARLRQTLAERFDVAPSAVEGFVLGEHGDSEVTVFSTIRVGGLPLDAFAAAEPPLDRAAIATEVREAGYRIATGKGYTSFGIATAIVRICEAVLRDERSVLPVSTMPADDSGFGGTYMSLPCLVGAGGIERQVLPELTDEERDALKRSSKALEDAMEGMKRDPA from the coding sequence TTGACCCATCGAATCGCGATCATCGGCGCGGGCCATGTCGGCGCGACTGCCGCCTATGCGCTGATGCTACGTGCGCTGGTGCGCGAAATCGTGCTGATCGACGCGAATCCTGAGCTGGCCAAGGCCGAAGCCGCCGACTTGGCCGATGCCGATGCCTTGGCACGCCCGGCGCGGATCTGGGCAGGCGATTATGCCGATGCGGGCAGCGCCGCGATCGCGGTGCTCACTGCGGGCGCGGCGACGCATGGCGACGAAAGCCGGTTGTCGGTGGCCTCACGCAGCGCCGCGATCGTCGAGCAATGCGTGGCAGCGCTGATGGAAAACGGCTTCGACGGCATATTGTTGGTCGCAGCGAACCCCGTCGACCTGATGGCGCAGGTTGCGCTGCGGGCGTCGGGGCTGCCGCCCGAACGCGTGATCGGCACCGGCACGCTGCTCGATTCGGCGCGGCTGCGTCAGACGCTCGCCGAAAGGTTCGACGTTGCGCCGTCGGCCGTCGAGGGCTTCGTGCTCGGCGAGCATGGCGACAGTGAAGTCACGGTCTTTTCGACAATCCGTGTCGGCGGCCTGCCGCTCGATGCCTTCGCCGCCGCCGAACCGCCGCTCGATCGCGCCGCAATCGCCACCGAGGTGCGCGAGGCTGGCTATCGTATCGCCACCGGCAAGGGATATACCTCGTTCGGCATCGCCACCGCCATCGTCCGCATCTGCGAAGCGGTGCTGCGCGACGAACGGTCGGTGCTGCCGGTTTCGACGATGCCGGCGGACGATAGCGGATTCGGCGGTACCTATATGAGCTTGCCGTGCCTGGTCGGGGCGGGCGGCATCGAACGCCAGGTCCTGCCCGAACTGACCGACGAAGAGCGGGACGCGCTCAAGCGGTCGTCGAAGGCGCTCGAGGACGCGATGGAGGGGATGAAGCGCGATCCAGCCTGA
- a CDS encoding cation-translocating P-type ATPase translates to MAVIEHPAAAPPGLTSAEAAARLLAEGPNELPRTGNRSVLRIARDVLKEPMLTLLLAGGVAYLLLGSLGEALILLAFATFSVVVTIVQETRTEHVLEALRDLSAPSARVVRNGEQLAIPGREVVRGDLLLLEPGDRIAADAVLQSAIDLQVDESLLTGESVAVGKLASAASGDHRPGGEDQPFVYSGSMVTRGSGTALVTATGAATEIGRIGQSLASLDTEAPRLRIETAHIVRICAIGGALVAGAVIVLYGLLRGGWIDAVLAGIAIGMAMLPEEFPVVLTIFLAMGAWRIGQAGVLTRRAAAIETLGSATILCTDKTGTLTENRMAVATLWLPDGSTLTPLPDIAMGEPFAALLKTGTLASAPHPVDPMEIAIAAVAPPSPSDAVLIHGYGLRPDLFAMANVWRTSDGTATVAAKGAPEAIADLCRLPYEAREALLAAVNAMAERGLRVLAVASATASDTALPEDLHAFAFELLGLIGLADPVRPGIAEAVSAFRAAGLRVVMITGDYATTARAIATQAGIARGEVVTGAQLAAIDDANLARRLPAIAVFARIMPEQKLRIVEAFKAAGEIVAMTGDGVNDAPSLKSAHIGIAMGKRGTDVAREASAIVLLNDDFAAVVSAIGLGRRIYDNIRKAMGFIFAIHVPIAGLALLPLAFGLPILFGPIHIALLEMVIDPVCALVFEAERAEEDSMRRPPRPASERLFSLPMIAWSVTQGGIAFALLAGLFVVESQVGMPEQEVRALVFFALLASMVALILVNRSYGTSLRAMFGQQNKALRYVLATLVAVAMLILFVAPLQTLLRFEQLHASDLGVALAVGAVLLAILELLKPAANRAILEHQRVRIG, encoded by the coding sequence ATGGCTGTCATCGAACACCCTGCCGCTGCGCCGCCGGGCCTCACGTCCGCCGAGGCCGCCGCACGACTGCTGGCCGAGGGGCCGAACGAACTGCCGCGAACGGGCAATCGTTCGGTGCTGCGTATCGCCCGCGACGTGCTCAAGGAGCCGATGCTCACGCTGCTGCTGGCGGGCGGCGTCGCCTATCTCTTGCTCGGCAGCCTGGGCGAAGCACTGATCCTGCTCGCGTTCGCGACCTTTTCGGTCGTGGTCACGATCGTGCAGGAAACGCGGACCGAGCATGTACTCGAAGCGCTTCGCGACCTGTCGGCGCCCAGCGCGCGTGTCGTCCGGAACGGCGAGCAGCTCGCGATTCCCGGCCGCGAAGTGGTGCGCGGCGACCTGCTGCTGCTCGAACCCGGCGACCGGATCGCCGCCGATGCGGTGCTGCAATCGGCGATCGACCTGCAGGTCGATGAATCGCTGCTCACCGGCGAATCGGTCGCGGTGGGCAAGCTGGCATCGGCAGCGTCCGGCGATCACCGCCCCGGCGGCGAGGACCAGCCCTTCGTCTATTCGGGGTCGATGGTGACGCGCGGCAGCGGTACCGCGCTGGTCACCGCGACGGGCGCCGCGACCGAAATCGGTCGGATCGGCCAATCGCTCGCAAGCCTCGATACCGAGGCGCCGCGGCTGCGCATCGAAACCGCGCACATCGTCCGCATCTGCGCGATCGGCGGCGCCTTGGTCGCGGGCGCGGTCATCGTGCTCTACGGGCTGCTCCGCGGCGGGTGGATCGACGCCGTGCTAGCGGGGATCGCGATCGGCATGGCGATGCTGCCCGAGGAATTTCCCGTCGTGCTGACGATCTTCCTGGCGATGGGCGCCTGGCGCATCGGCCAGGCGGGCGTGCTGACCCGGCGCGCCGCGGCGATCGAGACGCTCGGATCGGCGACGATCCTGTGCACCGACAAGACCGGCACGCTGACCGAGAACCGCATGGCGGTCGCCACGCTTTGGCTGCCCGACGGTTCGACGCTGACGCCGCTCCCCGACATCGCGATGGGCGAACCGTTCGCGGCGCTGCTCAAGACAGGCACGCTCGCCAGCGCACCCCACCCGGTCGACCCGATGGAAATCGCGATCGCCGCGGTGGCGCCGCCCTCCCCCAGCGACGCCGTGCTCATCCATGGTTACGGCCTGCGCCCCGACCTGTTCGCCATGGCCAATGTTTGGCGAACCAGCGACGGCACCGCGACCGTCGCCGCCAAGGGCGCCCCCGAGGCGATCGCCGACCTCTGCCGGCTGCCCTACGAAGCGCGCGAAGCGCTGCTCGCCGCGGTCAACGCGATGGCCGAGCGCGGGCTTCGTGTCCTCGCGGTCGCATCTGCCACCGCCAGCGACACCGCGCTACCCGAGGACCTCCACGCCTTCGCCTTCGAACTGCTCGGCCTGATCGGGCTCGCCGATCCGGTGCGCCCAGGCATCGCCGAGGCGGTGTCGGCCTTCCGCGCCGCCGGGCTGCGCGTGGTGATGATCACCGGCGACTATGCCACCACCGCGCGCGCGATCGCCACCCAGGCGGGGATCGCGCGCGGCGAGGTCGTCACCGGCGCCCAGCTCGCCGCGATCGACGATGCCAACCTCGCCCGCCGGCTGCCTGCAATCGCGGTGTTCGCGCGGATCATGCCCGAACAAAAGCTGCGCATCGTCGAAGCCTTCAAGGCGGCGGGTGAGATCGTCGCGATGACCGGCGACGGCGTCAACGATGCGCCGTCGCTCAAATCGGCGCATATCGGCATCGCGATGGGCAAACGCGGCACTGACGTCGCGCGCGAAGCCTCGGCGATCGTGCTGCTGAACGACGATTTCGCCGCGGTCGTCTCGGCGATCGGGCTGGGCCGCCGGATCTACGACAATATCCGCAAGGCGATGGGGTTCATCTTCGCGATCCATGTGCCGATCGCCGGCCTCGCCTTGCTGCCGCTAGCCTTCGGGCTGCCGATCCTGTTCGGGCCGATCCACATCGCGTTGCTCGAAATGGTGATCGATCCGGTCTGCGCGCTCGTGTTCGAGGCCGAGCGCGCCGAGGAGGACAGCATGCGTCGCCCCCCGCGACCCGCGAGCGAACGGCTCTTCTCGCTCCCGATGATCGCCTGGAGCGTAACCCAGGGCGGCATCGCCTTCGCCTTGCTGGCGGGCTTGTTCGTCGTCGAAAGCCAGGTCGGCATGCCCGAACAGGAGGTGCGCGCGCTCGTCTTCTTCGCGCTGCTCGCCTCGATGGTCGCGCTGATCTTGGTGAACCGGTCCTACGGCACCTCGTTGCGCGCGATGTTCGGCCAGCAGAACAAGGCGCTGCGGTATGTGTTGGCGACGCTGGTGGCGGTGGCGATGTTGATCCTCTTCGTAGCGCCGCTGCAGACGCTGCTGCGCTTCGAGCAGCTTCACGCGAGCGACCTGGGCGTCGCGTTGGCGGTTGGCGCGGTGTTGCTCGCGATCCTCGAACTGCTCAAGCCCGCGGCAAATCGCGCGATTCTCGAGCATCAGCGAGTCCGCATCGGCTAG
- a CDS encoding L,D-transpeptidase yields MARDRFLRMTGGALALLLAAELPVPAMTAPQVTDAPLTIADAVARLKPGEYIWTPQVSPTGPLMIVVSLARQRAYVYRNGVVIGVSTASTGTPANATPTGVFTILQKKVDHVSNLYDDAPMPFMQRLTWGGVALHAGKVPGYPASHGCIRLPAAFARLLYGVTTRGMTVIITDRPAVPRVAPAVDLFAAGGAEIAAGTEPAWQWLDSTAASGPVSIVVSAADRRLVVLRNGKPIGSAPIVLRRPVDRTTAYTMAAADSGTPKWSRVALPWDGAFDEPIADGDDRDPVIIDERFRQALVKILTPGTTVVVTADTLQSGSAGEALAVLSSE; encoded by the coding sequence ATGGCACGCGATCGATTCCTCCGGATGACAGGCGGCGCGCTCGCCTTGCTCCTCGCAGCGGAGTTGCCGGTGCCCGCGATGACGGCGCCGCAGGTCACCGACGCGCCACTCACCATCGCCGATGCGGTCGCGCGGCTCAAACCCGGCGAATATATCTGGACCCCGCAGGTTTCGCCCACCGGCCCGCTGATGATCGTCGTCAGCCTCGCCCGTCAGCGCGCCTATGTCTACCGCAACGGCGTCGTCATCGGCGTGTCGACCGCATCGACCGGGACGCCGGCCAACGCGACGCCGACGGGGGTGTTCACGATCCTGCAGAAGAAGGTCGATCACGTGTCGAACCTGTACGACGACGCGCCGATGCCGTTCATGCAGCGGCTCACCTGGGGCGGAGTCGCGCTCCATGCGGGTAAGGTGCCCGGCTATCCGGCATCGCATGGCTGCATCCGCCTGCCCGCAGCCTTCGCCCGGCTGCTATACGGCGTCACCACGCGCGGGATGACGGTGATCATCACCGATCGCCCCGCCGTCCCGCGGGTTGCCCCAGCGGTCGATCTGTTCGCTGCCGGCGGCGCCGAGATCGCAGCAGGCACCGAGCCCGCGTGGCAATGGCTCGATTCCACCGCTGCCTCGGGGCCGGTATCCATCGTCGTCAGCGCAGCCGATCGACGGCTGGTTGTACTGCGCAACGGCAAGCCGATCGGTTCGGCACCGATCGTCCTGCGGCGCCCTGTCGACAGAACCACCGCCTATACGATGGCGGCGGCAGATAGCGGCACCCCGAAATGGTCGCGCGTCGCGCTGCCCTGGGACGGGGCGTTCGATGAGCCGATCGCCGATGGCGACGATCGCGATCCGGTGATCATCGATGAACGCTTCCGGCAGGCGCTCGTAAAAATCCTTACCCCCGGCACTACGGTAGTCGTCACCGCCGATACGCTGCAATCGGGCAGCGCGGGCGAAGCGCTGGCGGTACTCAGCAGCGAATGA
- the rpmE gene encoding 50S ribosomal protein L31, whose amino-acid sequence MKKDTHPDYHMIKVQMTDGTVFETRSTWGKEGDLMQLEIDPLAHPAWTGGNQRLLDAGGQVARFNKRFGGGLSLRAKKEA is encoded by the coding sequence GTGAAGAAAGATACCCACCCCGACTACCACATGATCAAGGTTCAGATGACCGACGGCACCGTGTTCGAGACTCGCTCGACCTGGGGCAAGGAAGGCGACCTGATGCAGCTGGAAATCGATCCGCTCGCGCATCCGGCATGGACCGGTGGCAACCAGCGCCTGCTCGATGCGGGCGGCCAGGTGGCACGCTTCAACAAGCGTTTCGGTGGCGGGCTTTCGCTTCGCGCCAAGAAGGAAGCCTGA
- the fabZ gene encoding 3-hydroxyacyl-ACP dehydratase FabZ, translating to MSEAAEPKAAIGPLDIGRVMAALPHRYPMLLVDRVEELLPDRSIRAIKAVTINEGFFQGHFPGRPIMPGVLIVEALAQAAGILAVESLGLAGSGKLVYFMAIEEAKFRKPVEPGVLLTLEVEFVQKRSSVCKFAGRAMLGDQVAATANFTAMIADPPKPA from the coding sequence ATGAGCGAGGCGGCTGAGCCCAAGGCCGCGATCGGCCCGCTCGATATCGGGCGGGTGATGGCGGCGCTGCCGCATCGCTATCCGATGCTGCTGGTCGACCGCGTCGAGGAATTGCTCCCCGACCGGTCGATCCGCGCGATCAAGGCGGTGACGATCAACGAAGGCTTTTTCCAGGGGCATTTCCCAGGGCGGCCGATCATGCCGGGCGTGCTGATCGTCGAGGCGCTCGCGCAGGCCGCGGGTATCCTCGCGGTCGAAAGCCTGGGTCTCGCGGGCTCGGGCAAGCTCGTCTATTTCATGGCGATCGAGGAAGCCAAGTTCCGCAAGCCCGTCGAGCCCGGCGTGCTGCTGACGCTCGAGGTCGAGTTCGTCCAGAAGCGGTCGAGCGTGTGCAAGTTCGCCGGCCGCGCGATGCTGGGTGATCAGGTGGCGGCGACCGCCAACTTCACCGCGATGATCGCCGACCCGCCCAAGCCTGCCTGA
- a CDS encoding OmpH family outer membrane protein, translating into MTMFKTLLLAAAPVAIAAMPVPAAAQTGGIAVANPEGAVAQSNAWRTAQSQIQTTYKAQLDQAQARQTALQNELRPLVTAFETARAAPNANEAALRTQATTIQQREQAANAELQRLTAPASRARAYVVEQISAQLPAAVNAAVARKKVTLLLRPDAALYTQPSNDITADVTTELNRLVPSVTITPPANWQPGQQGQAPAAAAPAAAPAPAAPRGR; encoded by the coding sequence ATGACCATGTTCAAAACCCTGTTACTTGCCGCAGCGCCCGTCGCCATCGCCGCAATGCCCGTTCCTGCCGCCGCGCAGACCGGTGGGATCGCGGTCGCCAACCCCGAGGGCGCGGTTGCGCAGAGCAACGCGTGGCGCACCGCGCAGTCGCAGATCCAGACGACCTATAAGGCGCAGCTCGACCAGGCACAGGCACGCCAGACCGCGCTGCAGAACGAACTGCGCCCGCTGGTGACCGCATTCGAGACCGCGCGTGCGGCACCCAATGCGAACGAAGCAGCGCTTCGCACCCAGGCGACGACGATCCAGCAGCGCGAGCAGGCAGCCAATGCCGAGCTGCAGCGGCTGACCGCACCGGCATCGCGCGCGCGCGCCTATGTCGTCGAGCAGATCAGCGCGCAGCTTCCTGCCGCGGTCAACGCTGCGGTCGCACGCAAGAAGGTCACGCTGCTGCTGCGTCCCGACGCCGCGCTCTACACCCAGCCGTCGAACGACATCACTGCCGACGTGACGACCGAGCTGAACCGCCTGGTCCCCAGCGTGACGATCACGCCGCCCGCCAATTGGCAGCCCGGCCAGCAGGGCCAGGCACCTGCCGCGGCGGCTCCTGCAGCCGCACCTGCTCCTGCCGCCCCCCGGGGCCGATGA
- the bamA gene encoding outer membrane protein assembly factor BamA: MGSKYRAQAAAVLLAGTMLAGVAEAQTAPSTPVPTPGQAAPAPAPQVTTQGAPQTATPATVVAQPARTIRSLRVLGSQRIEPDTVLSYTKLRVGEPYTNETVDAAIKDLYASDLIAEAQIEGVESGDLIVRIRENPVINRVVLEGNRRLKSDKILPEIKLAPRQIFTRTAVRADVGRIVELYRRQGRFAAVVEPKQVVLDQNRVDVVFEIAEGPKSKVRQINILGNEQFSDNALRKEMATKQARFFRFFSSATSYDQDRLAYDQQKLRQYYLTEGYADFRVISAVAELTPDKEDFIITYVVEEGPRYKFGDVTVDSGIRDFNGEQLAKSLQIKKGEWFNAKLVEDSVTSLSEAAGLFGYAFADVRPEYQRDEETLTMGLTFNIAESQRTYVERIEITGNTQTQDEVIRREMRIAEGDAYNSFLRKRSQDRINSLGYFQDKFEIEEQPGSTPDRVILTSNVEERSTGELTLSAGFSSLERFILQGSIRQRNFRGKGQDLRLQVNYSSFSKSIEAGFTEPYLFDKNIALGGTVFRRDFSNFNFVGNERNTTYSQVSTGFNIVAGIPLTEYWSLSGRYNLQQDDVSLDEATFFSNGQCDPLRAGRFLCEQLGNRITSLVGASLVYDSLNSRLRPTAGQRLLIGADFAGLGGDVRYARARIDGIKYFNMGGGFILSAAAQGGYIKALEDSRGPGIDPVRIIDRFYLGEPQFRGFDIRGVGPRVQRIPFTTDEDGNTILVTDRDQIVDDAIGGKGYYLTKAEVEIPLGSGAQELGLRPSVYVMAGALFNVTRPLPTITFTQATDSSGNPVFNVDGSPSLLPATTPIRNSEGAPLYINTFTNNGVPSQRSTTCATGYAATVGAACVGTEQNSAAVNTTTPFLERFVGDSIKPRITVGIGVNWNSPFGPLRIDLAKDIISVDGDDPKLLTFNVGAGF, from the coding sequence ATGGGTAGCAAATATCGCGCACAGGCTGCGGCGGTGCTGTTGGCGGGAACGATGCTGGCGGGCGTCGCCGAAGCGCAGACCGCGCCTTCGACACCGGTGCCGACCCCGGGCCAGGCGGCACCTGCCCCGGCCCCCCAGGTAACGACGCAGGGTGCGCCGCAGACCGCGACTCCCGCGACCGTGGTAGCGCAGCCCGCGCGGACGATCCGCTCGCTTCGCGTGCTGGGATCGCAGCGGATCGAACCCGACACGGTGCTGTCCTACACCAAGCTTCGCGTCGGCGAGCCCTACACCAACGAGACCGTCGATGCCGCGATCAAGGACCTCTACGCCAGCGACCTGATCGCCGAGGCGCAGATCGAGGGCGTCGAGAGCGGCGACCTGATCGTCCGCATCCGCGAGAACCCGGTGATCAACCGCGTGGTGCTCGAGGGCAATCGCCGGCTCAAGAGCGACAAGATCCTCCCCGAGATCAAGCTGGCCCCGCGCCAGATCTTCACCCGCACCGCGGTGCGCGCCGATGTCGGCCGGATCGTCGAGCTATATCGTCGCCAGGGACGCTTCGCCGCGGTGGTCGAGCCCAAGCAGGTCGTGCTCGACCAGAACCGCGTCGATGTGGTGTTCGAGATCGCCGAGGGACCCAAGTCCAAGGTCCGCCAGATCAACATCCTGGGCAACGAGCAGTTCAGCGACAATGCGCTGCGCAAGGAAATGGCGACCAAGCAGGCGCGCTTCTTCCGCTTCTTCAGCTCGGCGACGAGCTACGACCAGGATCGGCTGGCCTATGACCAGCAGAAGCTGCGGCAATATTATCTGACCGAGGGCTATGCCGATTTCCGCGTGATCTCAGCGGTCGCCGAGCTGACCCCCGATAAGGAAGACTTCATCATCACCTATGTGGTGGAGGAGGGCCCGCGCTATAAGTTCGGTGACGTCACCGTCGACAGCGGCATCCGCGACTTCAACGGCGAGCAACTCGCCAAGAGCCTGCAGATCAAGAAGGGCGAATGGTTCAACGCCAAGCTGGTCGAGGATTCGGTGACCTCGCTCAGCGAGGCCGCCGGCCTGTTCGGCTACGCCTTTGCCGATGTCCGCCCCGAATATCAGCGCGACGAAGAGACGCTGACGATGGGGCTGACCTTCAACATCGCCGAGAGCCAGCGGACCTATGTCGAGCGGATCGAGATCACCGGCAATACCCAGACGCAGGACGAGGTGATCCGCCGCGAGATGCGGATCGCCGAGGGCGATGCGTACAACTCGTTCCTGCGCAAGCGCTCGCAGGACCGGATCAATTCGCTCGGCTATTTCCAGGACAAGTTCGAGATCGAGGAGCAGCCGGGATCGACCCCCGATCGTGTCATCCTGACCTCGAACGTCGAGGAACGCTCGACCGGCGAACTGACGCTCTCGGCAGGCTTTTCGAGCCTCGAGCGCTTCATCTTGCAGGGCTCGATCCGCCAGCGCAATTTCCGCGGCAAGGGCCAGGATCTGCGGCTCCAGGTCAATTATTCGAGCTTCTCGAAGTCGATCGAGGCGGGGTTCACCGAACCCTATCTGTTCGACAAGAACATCGCGCTCGGCGGCACCGTGTTCCGCCGCGACTTCAGCAACTTCAACTTCGTGGGCAACGAGCGCAACACCACCTATTCGCAGGTGTCGACGGGCTTCAACATCGTCGCCGGCATCCCGCTGACCGAATATTGGTCGCTGTCGGGACGCTACAATCTGCAGCAGGATGACGTCTCGCTCGACGAAGCGACCTTCTTCAGCAACGGGCAGTGCGACCCGCTGCGCGCTGGGCGCTTCCTTTGCGAACAGCTCGGCAACCGGATCACCTCGCTGGTCGGCGCATCGTTGGTGTATGACAGCCTCAACAGCCGCTTGCGCCCGACCGCTGGCCAGCGCCTGCTGATCGGCGCCGATTTCGCAGGGCTCGGCGGCGACGTCCGCTATGCCCGCGCGCGGATCGACGGCATCAAATATTTCAACATGGGTGGCGGCTTCATCCTGTCGGCTGCGGCGCAGGGCGGCTATATCAAGGCGCTCGAAGACAGCCGCGGTCCCGGGATCGATCCGGTGCGGATCATCGATCGCTTCTACCTTGGCGAACCGCAGTTCCGCGGCTTCGACATTCGCGGCGTCGGCCCGCGCGTCCAGCGTATCCCGTTCACCACCGACGAGGACGGCAACACGATCCTTGTCACCGATCGCGACCAAATCGTCGACGACGCGATCGGCGGCAAGGGCTATTACCTGACCAAGGCCGAGGTCGAGATCCCCTTGGGCTCGGGTGCGCAGGAATTGGGGCTTCGGCCTTCGGTCTATGTGATGGCGGGTGCGTTGTTCAACGTCACGCGGCCGCTGCCGACGATCACCTTCACCCAGGCGACCGATTCGAGCGGCAACCCCGTCTTTAACGTCGACGGTTCGCCCAGCCTGCTGCCCGCGACGACGCCGATCCGGAACAGCGAAGGCGCGCCGCTGTATATCAACACCTTCACCAACAACGGCGTTCCCAGCCAGCGTTCGACGACCTGCGCGACCGGCTATGCCGCCACCGTTGGCGCCGCTTGCGTCGGCACCGAACAGAATAGCGCGGCGGTCAACACCACCACGCCGTTCCTCGAGCGCTTCGTCGGTGATTCGATCAAGCCGCGCATCACCGTGGGTATCGGCGTGAACTGGAACTCGCCCTTCGGTCCGCTCCGGATCGATCTGGCGAAGGACATCATCTCGGTCGACGGCGACGATCCCAAGCTGTTGACCTTCAACGTCGGCGCTGGTTTCTGA